The region GGGGTAAAACGTTTTCACAGGGTGAAAATTTCGAAGGTCCTTTCATATCGAGAAGGGATGAGACGGAAAGACTGAAGAAAATACTTTATCCGATGTTCGAAAAACGCTTTGCGGGAGTGGTTCTGGTGGAAGGATCCGCGGGAGTCGGCAAAACGAGATTTTTGAGACACATCAAAAATATTGTGCTTTCTGAAAGCGATGTGAATTGGTTCAGCATGAATTGCGACGACCTTATGGCGAACAGTTTTCATCCGTTTACTGATTTTATAAGAAAGTTCGCAGAGCGGCCGGAATACTGTTCAGACGAAGAAAAAATATCGGCTTTTGACATGGCGTATGATTCGCTGAAATCGGAATTGAAAGATGAAAATGCGAGATCTGATCTGGAGTTCGGCCGTGTTTTCTTTTACGCTCTTCTCGGATTTGAACAGGGGTCTCAGATATATTCTCTGTACGACGCGAAAGCCGTTTATGACAACACGTTAAATTCCCTGAGGAACTTTTTTCGTTCTTACGCTTCGATTAAACCGCTCGTCATTGAAATCGAAGACACCAACTGGATCGACACTGACTCGCTCAAACTGCTCAACTACATAATTGCGGACGCAGAGTTCACACCTCTCTGCGTTCTGTTGTCCTACAGGATTGTTGCGGGTAAAACCGTCCCTCCGTACGAAATACTTTCTGAAAAAATTTATAAAATATCACTGAACTCTTTCGGAAGGGAAGACTCCCATGCTTATATTTCGGGAAGGCTGAAAGAACTTTCTGGAAACGAAAACTCGGTTCCGGATTATGTCGTGGAAAAGATAATTGATATCACCGAAGGTAATCCGCTTTTCATGGAACAGATACTCCTTTTTTTGAAAAACAAGGGCAGTTTGTCCACCGAGAGCAGTTTGGATACTGAAGAAATCGAATTTCCGTCCAACATCAATTCACTTATAATTTCAAGATTGGACCTTTTGAAATTCAAGCTGAAGGGTCTGATTAAAGCCGCTTCAGTCCTCGGCAAAGACTTCGAAACCCTCGTACTCTCAAAGGTGACGGAACTCGGCGACATTTCGCCGTTTCTCGAAGAAGGCGAAAACGAAGCAATATGGGCGCCCCTCTCGGCGAGTTTTTACGCTTTTTTACACGCGATGATACGAGAGTGCGTTTACCGCATGCAGTTGAAAAAGGATTTAAAATCGCTTCACGAAAAAGCGGGAGAGACGATTGAGATCGTTTATTCAAGTGATCTCGAAGACAGATTCGAAGAGTTGTCCTATCATTTCGAACACGCGGAAAACGAAGCAAAACGGCTTTATTACCTTTACAAATCAGCCGAAAAATTATCTTCAAAATACCGTTATTCTGACGCCTCAGTATATTACGGGAAACTTGTTACCTCGGTGGCTTTTTCCGGAGATAACGCCATTTTGTCGGATGAAATCAACGATGAAAAGGCCGAAGAGATTGATCGGAAAATGAAACTTGTCGATGCAGACCTGAAATTTGAGTCAGTCCTCATCAGAGCCGCTGAAATTGAAAGATTTCTTGGAAATTGGCAGAAGGCCGAACAATATTACAGATTTGCCTTGAGTTTATCATCAAAAAAAGGGGACAGTCACTCTCATTCTTTGGCGCTACGCAACTTGGGCAGGCATCTTTTAAACAAAGGTGAATACAACGAAGCCCAGAAAATACTGAAAGAAGCCGAAAAATATTTTTTAGACAATCACTGCGACAAAGAACTTGCGCAGGTTTACGGAGACCTCGGCTTTTTGATGACAAGTCAGGGAGATTACGCCGGAGCTCTCGAATACTACGAATCACAGAGGATTATTTACGAAAGGATTTCAGATGAAAGAGGCCTTTCTCAGGTCATGCTCGATCAGGGAGTCGTCTTCTGGAGACAGGGTTTCATGGACAAAGCCATGCAGGCTTTCGAGAAACAGCTCGAAATGGCTCAGAGAATTCAGGACAAGAGGCTTTACGCCCGGGCAGTCGGAAACATGGGGCTCGCTTTTGCGATGCAGGGTAAATACGAGAAAGCGAAGGAATGCCTCGAAGAAAATTTGAAGGTAGTTAAAGAGCTCGGTGACAGGGTGGAACTTTCGAAAACTTACGGCAATCTCGGAGTTCTCAACAAAGACACCGGAAATCTGACTGAAGCCGAAAGACTTTACAATCTCAAACTATCCGTCGCGAAAGAACTCGGCGATAAAGCCGAGACACAGCAGGTGACAGCCAACATCGGCCTTCTGAAAATGCAGTTGGGAGAGCTGAAAACGGCACGCAAATATTTCAAGGATTCTCTATCGATGGCGAATTCGCTCATGGACGAAAAAGGCAAAGCCTTCATTTTAAGAAGCATGGGACAGCTGTATTACCAGAAAGGGAACTACATCGAAGCCATCGGATATTTCAAAAAAAGCAAGGACATCTCGGAAGCCATTGGAGAACAGATCGGCGTTTTTTCCTCTCTCGGCAACATCGGAATAGCATACATAGATATGGGTCAGAACAAAAAAGCATTAAAATTTCTTGAAGAACAACTTCGAGAGGCTAAAAAAACGGGTGTCCAGTGGAATCTTATGTACGCC is a window of candidate division WOR-3 bacterium DNA encoding:
- a CDS encoding tetratricopeptide repeat protein; amino-acid sequence: MRILVPEMICERYCEGRKEGRFNSFVLTADIAGFTSITESLSEKSGAGSEIISDAINRIFTPVIDIIDVYGGFVSSFAGDSFTSLFPENSVGVKEILDVSGRIITSLSETGEIKTKFGDFKFSVKVGLSRGSVFWRIIESRSWATFFFYGDPLKKSNDLVRNSSPGAVALDRALVDSCGLVALDAATAEDGIFYAKNAVSRIKKIASVDVKKKPFDLETAPMKRFFSENLLKTSVSGEFRGVIPCFIFVEENSVNDENIGKIIETASKYSGYFNKIDFGDKGWVILVVFGAPLGLENMAKRACNFALDTMDALGGKARIGMTSGTVYAGFIGSEKRSEYTVLGSVVNLAARISQVSGWGEISVDKSMIGDVCRYCTVVGERNEVLKGFEKNVIRVCSIDRGKTFSQGENFEGPFISRRDETERLKKILYPMFEKRFAGVVLVEGSAGVGKTRFLRHIKNIVLSESDVNWFSMNCDDLMANSFHPFTDFIRKFAERPEYCSDEEKISAFDMAYDSLKSELKDENARSDLEFGRVFFYALLGFEQGSQIYSLYDAKAVYDNTLNSLRNFFRSYASIKPLVIEIEDTNWIDTDSLKLLNYIIADAEFTPLCVLLSYRIVAGKTVPPYEILSEKIYKISLNSFGREDSHAYISGRLKELSGNENSVPDYVVEKIIDITEGNPLFMEQILLFLKNKGSLSTESSLDTEEIEFPSNINSLIISRLDLLKFKLKGLIKAASVLGKDFETLVLSKVTELGDISPFLEEGENEAIWAPLSASFYAFLHAMIRECVYRMQLKKDLKSLHEKAGETIEIVYSSDLEDRFEELSYHFEHAENEAKRLYYLYKSAEKLSSKYRYSDASVYYGKLVTSVAFSGDNAILSDEINDEKAEEIDRKMKLVDADLKFESVLIRAAEIERFLGNWQKAEQYYRFALSLSSKKGDSHSHSLALRNLGRHLLNKGEYNEAQKILKEAEKYFLDNHCDKELAQVYGDLGFLMTSQGDYAGALEYYESQRIIYERISDERGLSQVMLDQGVVFWRQGFMDKAMQAFEKQLEMAQRIQDKRLYARAVGNMGLAFAMQGKYEKAKECLEENLKVVKELGDRVELSKTYGNLGVLNKDTGNLTEAERLYNLKLSVAKELGDKAETQQVTANIGLLKMQLGELKTARKYFKDSLSMANSLMDEKGKAFILRSMGQLYYQKGNYIEAIGYFKKSKDISEAIGEQIGVFSSLGNIGIAYIDMGQNKKALKFLEEQLREAKKTGVQWNLMYAMINLGIVSVKTGEIDLALKYLKKAENIASELKHGKFVKDIHLLQADAEISRGRLKPASRIVNCILELSDKDEADITAQVLLSKITRLKKSSPSEKKNSIYRLALLSDREMTLKNRADILHEMAKTYSSIVKTGEAVLLAKDKEFLESIKTIASAKKTDGSAENNPEKVDKFLYSSAQRHLKELIKIRPTRDHIKRSMEIKRFLERKNNAVGKKK